The proteins below come from a single Rickettsia typhi str. Wilmington genomic window:
- a CDS encoding T4SS effector phosphatidylinositol 3-Kinase RisK1, with amino-acid sequence MSKAKTKQELLLQQELFNVLKTHDIEAHAKISRICERIAESVIALADQQSHTTESSYINYINQAALNTKDLAKVTTTIKNFFPGDHNKKLREIIDTPLLQNLVIAGSIERKIGLNDTLYTPDYRKLEEIIDPNDTKKVIDAMLRDKGVAQQDEFEKKGKKTTGISAGYIANDSAGNTFILKHFYKTHAACEKIQDPIEQSHAIDDRRDGVQELIGSTMYQFLLHDRAPKEGLVKADAQHPDSLYVRSKFFDNAVTLTEFCGLSGQTRVRVNDKNLKKLEGFEKAIAACHMLGDGDYHAGNLMVQNGKTITKIDHGRSFLEFHQDFGSMVQLTAEMFTHPNVCYSDAIKAGNLSFNIDKYSEALNQMISQFDVQRMEAIVDQKLDELKKAGFDPDNIPLYININNFDDLKQYYKSSIKQNFINMQEIAKGAEIVKKFSNVLPEFKNGGWLEAFANSPVKEPLLYAIKNKITIEGKDAQEWAYENNYQIKTAIGLTKEVIKERQWRKDFEGKWQEKEIEVQRDKVEVQLSDPLKSMRIQDKFTAKKFESLIINFTKHTTTKNVTDEEVEKFYDNIMQVLKKENYLNEQDIETIKQDLKYHDNIENTTHLLNAKDLKLNSKDTIYYKIGNFCEKIGLRSVANHFIKKIAPENLNKIYNTEKVIAESIKIGNILKDNKQEGLQTKRLETVKGIVVSQLQAKQGKQQQGKHY; translated from the coding sequence ATGTCTAAAGCAAAAACCAAACAGGAATTATTATTACAGCAAGAACTTTTTAATGTCCTAAAAACTCACGATATAGAAGCTCATGCCAAAATATCCAGAATATGTGAGAGGATTGCAGAATCTGTTATTGCACTTGCGGATCAACAATCTCATACTACTGAAAGCTCATATATAAACTATATTAATCAAGCCGCTTTAAATACTAAGGATTTAGCTAAAGTTACAACAACAATAAAAAATTTCTTCCCAGGAGATCACAACAAGAAATTAAGGGAAATAATCGATACACCTCTTTTACAGAATTTAGTTATAGCAGGATCAATTGAACGAAAGATTGGATTAAATGATACACTATATACCCCAGACTATAGAAAACTTGAAGAAATAATAGACCCTAATGACACAAAAAAAGTAATCGATGCCATGTTACGTGATAAGGGAGTAGCACAACAAGATGAGTTTGAGAAGAAAGGCAAAAAGACAACAGGAATATCAGCTGGTTATATTGCTAATGATAGTGCTGGTAACACTTTTATTTTAAAACACTTTTATAAAACTCATGCTGCGTGCGAAAAAATACAAGATCCTATTGAACAGAGCCACGCTATTGATGACCGAAGAGATGGAGTGCAAGAATTAATAGGCTCTACCATGTATCAATTTTTATTACATGATCGCGCACCAAAAGAAGGTTTGGTAAAAGCGGACGCACAACACCCTGATTCACTTTATGTACGTTCTAAATTTTTTGATAATGCTGTAACGCTAACAGAATTTTGTGGTTTATCAGGGCAAACTAGAGTTAGAGTTAATGATAAAAATTTAAAAAAGTTAGAAGGCTTTGAAAAAGCTATAGCTGCTTGTCATATGCTTGGGGACGGAGATTATCATGCTGGTAATTTAATGGTACAAAATGGCAAAACAATAACCAAAATTGATCATGGGCGCTCTTTTTTAGAATTTCATCAGGATTTTGGCAGCATGGTTCAATTAACGGCTGAAATGTTCACACATCCCAATGTTTGCTACAGTGATGCTATTAAAGCAGGTAATTTATCATTTAATATCGATAAGTATAGTGAAGCGTTAAATCAAATGATAAGTCAATTTGATGTACAACGTATGGAAGCAATAGTTGATCAAAAACTTGATGAACTAAAGAAAGCTGGATTTGACCCGGACAATATCCCATTATACATCAATATTAACAATTTTGATGATTTGAAACAATACTATAAAAGTAGTATAAAACAAAACTTTATTAATATGCAAGAAATAGCAAAAGGAGCTGAGATAGTAAAAAAATTCAGTAATGTTTTACCTGAATTTAAAAACGGTGGTTGGTTAGAGGCTTTTGCTAATTCACCTGTAAAAGAACCATTACTCTATGCAATAAAGAATAAAATTACAATTGAAGGTAAAGATGCTCAAGAGTGGGCGTATGAGAACAATTATCAAATTAAAACTGCTATAGGATTAACAAAAGAAGTAATCAAAGAACGACAATGGCGCAAAGATTTTGAAGGTAAATGGCAAGAAAAAGAAATTGAGGTTCAAAGAGATAAAGTAGAAGTGCAACTTTCTGATCCTTTAAAGTCAATGCGTATACAAGACAAATTTACAGCTAAAAAATTTGAATCGCTAATTATTAATTTTACAAAGCACACAACAACTAAAAATGTAACTGACGAAGAAGTAGAAAAATTCTATGATAATATAATGCAAGTGCTAAAAAAAGAGAATTATCTTAATGAGCAAGATATTGAAACTATAAAGCAAGATTTAAAATATCATGATAATATCGAAAATACAACACACCTATTAAATGCTAAAGATTTAAAATTAAATTCTAAAGATACTATATATTACAAGATAGGAAATTTTTGTGAAAAGATAGGTTTACGTAGTGTTGCAAATCATTTCATAAAAAAAATCGCTCCTGAAAATTTAAATAAAATTTATAATACAGAAAAAGTCATAGCAGAAAGTATAAAAATTGGTAATATACTAAAAGATAACAAACAAGAAGGACTCCAAACCAAAAGACTAGAAACTGTAAAAGGCATTGTAGTATCTCAATTACAAGCTAAGCAGGGAAAACAGCAACAAGGTAAGCATTATTGA
- a CDS encoding Bax inhibitor-1/YccA family protein — MIDYTKTLTTTSKNKTFDEGLRRYMLKVYNYMALALLLTGVAAITTISVEPIYHLMFQTGFGTIIMFAPLGIALYFFMGFGRMNLQTAQILFWVYAGLTGMSLSYLALIYTGTSIARTFFICSSVFGAMSLYGYSTNRDLTSMGSFFAMGLIGLIIASLVNLFLKSSSLSFATSLIGIVVFMGLIAWDTQKIKSMYYIAGNDAAGQKLSIMAAFTLYLDFINLFLNLMRFLGNRRD, encoded by the coding sequence ATGATCGATTATACAAAAACTTTAACTACTACCTCAAAAAACAAAACTTTTGATGAAGGCTTAAGAAGATACATGCTAAAAGTATATAATTATATGGCTTTAGCACTTTTATTAACCGGTGTAGCAGCTATCACTACTATATCAGTTGAGCCTATTTATCATTTAATGTTTCAAACAGGTTTCGGTACTATTATAATGTTTGCTCCGCTCGGTATTGCTTTATATTTCTTTATGGGCTTCGGACGAATGAATCTGCAAACAGCACAAATATTATTTTGGGTTTATGCCGGATTAACTGGTATGTCACTTTCATATTTAGCTCTGATTTATACCGGTACATCAATAGCTCGTACTTTCTTTATTTGCTCTTCAGTTTTTGGAGCAATGAGTTTATACGGTTATAGTACAAATAGAGATTTAACATCCATGGGTTCATTTTTTGCCATGGGTCTTATAGGTCTTATTATTGCTTCATTAGTCAACTTGTTTTTAAAAAGTTCATCTCTTTCTTTTGCTACTTCTCTTATTGGCATAGTAGTATTTATGGGATTAATTGCTTGGGACACGCAAAAGATTAAGTCTATGTATTACATAGCAGGCAATGATGCAGCAGGACAAAAACTTTCTATTATGGCAGCATTTACTTTATACTTAGATTTTATCAATCTTTTCCTAAATCTAATGAGATTTTTAGGCAATAGAAGAGATTAG
- the dapB gene encoding 4-hydroxy-tetrahydrodipicolinate reductase, protein MINIGLSGATGKMGKTIIEIIDQFKDCQISEKFNSTNNLNDLDNLCKNSDVIIDFSTPEVLEKLINYALKHNTKLVIGTTGLKKQHFKLLEKAAKTLPILYSANMSIGANLLNYLAKESTKILDDYDVEILEMHHRNKKDAPSGTALMLASTIAGIKELNITFNRGNRIKSKKEIGISSLRGGNVHGIHEIFFLDNDEIITLKHEALNKNSFAVGAIKSAIWLQDKPSALYSMQDIYKV, encoded by the coding sequence ATGATAAATATCGGTCTTAGCGGTGCTACCGGCAAAATGGGTAAAACTATCATAGAAATAATAGATCAATTTAAAGATTGCCAAATTTCAGAAAAATTTAACAGTACTAATAACTTAAATGATTTAGATAATTTATGTAAAAATTCTGATGTCATTATAGATTTTTCTACACCTGAAGTATTAGAAAAATTAATTAATTATGCATTAAAACATAATACAAAATTAGTAATAGGGACAACAGGTCTAAAAAAACAACATTTTAAGCTTTTAGAAAAAGCAGCTAAAACTTTACCTATTTTATATTCTGCAAATATGAGTATAGGAGCTAATCTGCTTAACTATCTAGCTAAAGAAAGCACAAAAATACTTGATGATTACGATGTTGAAATTCTAGAAATGCATCATCGTAATAAAAAAGATGCACCCTCAGGAACTGCACTTATGCTTGCTTCAACAATTGCAGGCATCAAAGAATTAAATATAACATTTAATCGTGGTAATAGAATAAAAAGTAAAAAAGAAATAGGTATTTCTTCACTTCGTGGTGGGAATGTTCACGGTATACATGAAATATTTTTCCTAGATAACGATGAAATAATCACTTTAAAACATGAAGCTCTGAATAAAAATTCTTTTGCTGTTGGTGCAATTAAATCAGCTATTTGGCTACAAGATAAACCTTCTGCTTTATATTCAATGCAAGATATTTATAAAGTATAA
- a CDS encoding flavin reductase family protein — MAGTITEWQFKDAMSRFPQGVTIITANCNNKLFGFTASSFTSVSLKPSLILFCMNKNSCSINSFKKSDKFAVSILAENQIDISKHFAKSQPNKFTKIDYKLGHKTDCPLINGATCHIECNKYASYNAGDHIIFIGEVINTAIKNNVKPLLYFHKSYTRLHV; from the coding sequence ATGGCTGGGACAATAACAGAGTGGCAATTTAAGGATGCTATGAGTCGGTTTCCTCAAGGTGTCACTATTATAACTGCAAATTGTAACAACAAACTTTTTGGCTTTACTGCTAGTTCTTTTACTTCCGTATCTTTAAAACCTTCGTTAATATTATTTTGCATGAATAAAAACTCTTGTAGTATCAATAGTTTTAAAAAAAGTGATAAGTTTGCAGTGAGTATTTTAGCAGAGAATCAAATTGATATCTCAAAACATTTTGCTAAATCACAACCTAATAAATTTACAAAAATTGATTATAAGCTTGGTCATAAAACTGATTGTCCTTTAATAAACGGTGCAACTTGCCATATAGAATGTAATAAATATGCTTCTTACAATGCAGGTGATCATATTATATTTATTGGCGAAGTAATAAATACCGCTATTAAAAATAATGTAAAGCCTTTATTATATTTTCATAAATCTTATACTAGACTTCATGTATAA
- a CDS encoding ABC transporter substrate-binding protein, which translates to MKFLKIFLLSFLLVSCEKKETEKTLIVGTAADNPPYEFIQDGEIVGIDIDIIKAISQRLNKKIIIKNFDFNGLLAALISENIDVAIAALSVTQERSEYISFSDSYAKARFAIIYRTGENIQNSKDLYNKIVGVQLGSVLEKKAQDLSHTMNIKVHALANHLMLVEELKAKVIDAIISEEFQGKKLKENNSNLETSTLEEFSSDFAIGMSKHSGLINEINSTINLLKKDGTINKIMKKWLGQ; encoded by the coding sequence ATGAAGTTTCTGAAAATATTTTTACTATCTTTCTTGTTAGTTTCTTGTGAAAAAAAAGAAACGGAAAAAACTTTAATAGTGGGTACTGCTGCAGATAATCCTCCTTATGAATTTATCCAGGATGGAGAAATAGTGGGGATTGATATTGATATTATCAAAGCAATAAGCCAACGTCTAAATAAAAAAATTATTATAAAAAACTTTGACTTTAACGGTTTACTTGCAGCGTTAATTAGTGAGAATATTGATGTTGCAATTGCAGCACTTTCCGTTACCCAAGAACGTTCAGAATATATTAGCTTTTCAGATAGTTATGCTAAGGCAAGATTTGCCATAATATATAGAACAGGCGAGAATATACAAAATAGCAAAGATCTATATAATAAAATAGTAGGAGTACAACTCGGTAGTGTTTTAGAAAAAAAAGCACAAGATCTATCACATACAATGAATATTAAAGTTCATGCTTTAGCAAATCATTTAATGTTAGTTGAAGAATTAAAAGCCAAGGTCATAGATGCTATTATTTCTGAGGAATTTCAAGGAAAAAAATTAAAAGAAAATAATTCAAATTTAGAAACCTCTACTTTAGAAGAATTTTCATCCGATTTTGCTATCGGTATGTCTAAACACTCAGGACTAATTAATGAAATTAATAGCACAATAAATTTATTAAAAAAAGATGGTACCATTAATAAAATTATGAAAAAATGGCTGGGACAATAA
- the gatB gene encoding Asp-tRNA(Asn)/Glu-tRNA(Gln) amidotransferase subunit GatB, giving the protein MEYIEGNTGKWEYVIGLEIHAQISSKTKLFSGSSTLFAASPNSQVSYVDAAMPGMLPVLNKHCVHQAIKTGLALKAKINKYSVFDRKNYFYADLPQGYQISQFYYPIVQDGMIEIQTSTGNLKTIRINRLHLEQDAGKSIHDQSPYYSMIDLNRAGIGLMEIVTEPDISSPEEAAEFVKKLRNLLRYIGSCDGDMEKGSLRCDANISVRRSGEALGTRCEIKNINSIRNIIKAIEFEAKRQVDLLESGEAIIQETRLFNVDSCETKTMRLKEEALDYRYFPDPDLLPLVIHDELINELKSSLPELPDQKIEKYTKKFGLSKYDAGIIVSDESIAEYFEKAANECNPKMLTNWLITELFGQLNKASIGISECKITPSDFAKLIKLIENNTISGKIAKTVFEIMFATGKAPDKIVEEKGLVQISDNKILNTVIDEVIAENSKSVKCYKSGKDKLFGFFVGQVMKKTKCKANPTLVNKLLKEKLDS; this is encoded by the coding sequence ATGGAATATATTGAAGGAAATACGGGGAAATGGGAATATGTAATAGGGCTTGAAATCCATGCTCAAATTTCCTCAAAAACTAAGCTTTTTTCAGGAAGTAGCACTCTTTTTGCAGCAAGTCCGAATTCACAAGTTTCCTATGTTGATGCAGCAATGCCTGGGATGTTACCTGTATTAAATAAACATTGTGTACATCAAGCAATTAAAACAGGACTTGCACTTAAAGCGAAAATAAATAAATATTCGGTATTTGATCGTAAAAATTATTTTTATGCAGATCTACCACAAGGCTACCAGATTTCACAATTTTATTATCCTATAGTACAAGATGGCATGATAGAAATACAAACTAGTACTGGTAATCTTAAGACTATTCGTATTAACCGTTTGCATTTAGAGCAAGATGCTGGTAAATCTATTCATGATCAATCACCATATTACAGCATGATCGATTTGAACCGTGCTGGTATCGGGCTTATGGAGATCGTAACTGAACCTGATATATCATCACCGGAAGAAGCAGCTGAATTTGTAAAAAAGCTAAGAAATTTGTTACGTTATATAGGCAGCTGTGACGGTGATATGGAAAAAGGCTCGTTACGTTGTGATGCTAATATTTCAGTAAGACGTAGCGGCGAGGCACTAGGTACAAGATGCGAAATTAAAAATATTAACTCCATCCGTAACATCATTAAAGCAATAGAATTTGAAGCTAAAAGACAAGTCGATTTACTTGAAAGCGGTGAAGCAATCATCCAAGAAACACGCTTATTTAATGTCGATAGTTGTGAAACAAAAACTATGCGTTTAAAAGAAGAAGCATTGGATTATAGATATTTTCCAGATCCAGATTTATTACCACTTGTTATTCATGATGAGTTAATAAATGAGCTAAAATCAAGTTTACCTGAATTACCTGATCAAAAGATTGAAAAATATACAAAGAAATTTGGTTTAAGCAAATATGATGCTGGAATAATAGTATCAGATGAATCTATTGCTGAGTATTTTGAGAAAGCAGCAAATGAATGTAACCCTAAAATGCTCACTAATTGGCTAATTACTGAGTTATTTGGACAATTAAACAAAGCATCAATAGGAATAAGTGAATGCAAAATTACTCCTAGTGACTTTGCAAAGTTAATAAAATTAATAGAAAATAATACTATTTCCGGTAAAATTGCAAAAACAGTCTTTGAAATTATGTTTGCAACCGGTAAAGCACCAGATAAAATAGTAGAGGAAAAAGGACTTGTACAAATTTCGGATAATAAAATACTAAACACAGTAATTGACGAGGTAATAGCTGAAAATTCTAAATCAGTAAAATGTTATAAAAGTGGTAAAGATAAATTATTCGGTTTTTTTGTAGGGCAGGTAATGAAAAAAACGAAATGTAAAGCTAATCCAACACTTGTCAACAAACTTTTAAAAGAGAAATTAGATTCTTGA
- the gatA gene encoding Asp-tRNA(Asn)/Glu-tRNA(Gln) amidotransferase subunit GatA, which translates to MTELNKLTVADSVKGLKNKDFTSKELVNAHIKQIEKYKNLNAYVTETFDLALKQAEEADQNYAQNKARTLEGIPFAVKDLFCTKGIRTTACSNILKNFIPHYESSVTKNIFDKGGVMLGKTNMDEFAMGSTNITSCFGNVISPWKANDDNSDLVPGGSSGGSAAAVSGFMASAALGSDTGGSVRQPASFTGLVGFKPTYGRCSRYGMVSFASSLDQAGIFTRSVLDSSIMLEAMMGFDEKDSTSINAKVPELQSAIGSSMKNMKIGVPLSLGEGGIIEHDIMKMWHDTIELLKNAGAEIVDITLPHAKYGVAVYYVIAPAEAASNLSRYDGVRYGLRVEYENMTLDEMYEMTRSAGFGEEVKRRIMLGTYVLSSNCMDAYYFKAQKVRRLVANDFNNAFTKVNAILLPTAPSAAFKIGEKQNDPTIMYLNDLFTIPASLAGLPCVSVPAGLSARGLPLGMQIIGKQLDEYNVLKVASTIETGVKHIKFEPAGF; encoded by the coding sequence ATGACGGAACTAAACAAATTAACAGTAGCAGACAGTGTAAAAGGTCTAAAAAATAAAGATTTTACAAGTAAAGAATTAGTTAATGCACATATTAAACAAATAGAGAAATATAAAAACCTCAATGCCTATGTTACTGAAACCTTTGATTTAGCTTTAAAACAGGCGGAAGAAGCCGATCAAAACTATGCTCAAAATAAAGCAAGAACACTTGAAGGTATACCGTTTGCTGTTAAAGATCTTTTTTGTACTAAAGGAATTAGAACTACAGCATGTTCTAATATATTAAAAAATTTTATACCTCATTATGAATCAAGCGTTACAAAAAATATTTTTGATAAAGGCGGTGTGATGCTCGGCAAAACCAATATGGATGAATTTGCTATGGGCTCAACAAATATTACTAGTTGTTTCGGCAATGTAATTAGCCCTTGGAAAGCAAATGATGATAATAGTGATTTAGTTCCAGGCGGTTCTTCAGGTGGTTCAGCTGCAGCAGTTAGTGGTTTTATGGCTTCTGCTGCTCTTGGTAGCGATACTGGTGGTTCGGTACGTCAACCAGCAAGTTTTACAGGTTTAGTTGGATTTAAACCTACATATGGCCGTTGCTCAAGATACGGTATGGTATCATTTGCTAGTTCACTTGATCAAGCAGGGATATTCACTAGAAGCGTTTTAGATAGCAGTATTATGCTTGAAGCGATGATGGGTTTTGACGAAAAAGATTCTACTTCAATTAACGCAAAAGTTCCAGAACTACAATCCGCTATAGGAAGTTCTATGAAAAATATGAAAATAGGAGTACCTCTTAGTCTTGGTGAAGGTGGTATTATTGAACACGATATTATGAAAATGTGGCATGATACCATAGAGCTACTTAAAAACGCTGGTGCTGAAATAGTAGATATTACACTGCCACATGCTAAATATGGTGTTGCAGTTTATTACGTAATAGCACCAGCTGAAGCTGCTTCAAATTTATCTAGATACGATGGTGTGAGATATGGCCTTCGAGTAGAATATGAAAATATGACGCTTGATGAAATGTATGAAATGACAAGATCGGCCGGATTTGGAGAAGAAGTAAAACGCCGTATTATGCTTGGAACATATGTACTATCATCTAATTGTATGGATGCATATTATTTTAAAGCTCAAAAAGTACGTCGCTTAGTTGCAAACGACTTTAATAATGCTTTTACAAAAGTTAATGCTATTTTATTACCAACAGCCCCATCTGCAGCATTTAAGATCGGTGAAAAACAAAATGACCCAACTATTATGTATTTAAATGATTTATTTACTATTCCTGCAAGTTTAGCCGGTTTACCTTGTGTATCAGTTCCTGCCGGGTTATCAGCGCGAGGTTTACCTCTTGGGATGCAGATTATTGGAAAACAATTAGACGAATATAACGTTTTGAAAGTAGCGTCTACAATTGAGACAGGCGTAAAACATATTAAATTTGAACCAGCAGGGTTCTAA
- the gatC gene encoding Asp-tRNA(Asn)/Glu-tRNA(Gln) amidotransferase subunit GatC, protein MITKEEAQKIAKLARLKFEKDIVEKFSTQLSTIMNMINILNEIDCKDIEPLTSVSNMNARMREDTVTSSDLSNKLFDNVSGNSARLAKEVKYFITPKVVE, encoded by the coding sequence ATGATTACAAAAGAAGAAGCACAAAAAATAGCAAAATTAGCTAGATTAAAATTTGAAAAAGATATTGTAGAAAAATTTTCTACTCAGCTTAGTACTATTATGAATATGATCAATATTTTAAATGAAATAGATTGCAAAGATATAGAGCCTTTAACTTCAGTTTCGAATATGAATGCTAGAATGCGTGAGGATACCGTAACAAGTTCTGATTTATCAAACAAATTATTTGATAATGTCAGCGGGAATAGTGCTAGGCTTGCTAAAGAAGTAAAATATTTTATCACTCCAAAGGTTGTTGAATAA
- the frr gene encoding ribosome recycling factor has protein sequence MEKNNLKKILQEKMEKAIKVLGNELKGLRTGRASVNFLDSVTVEAYGSKVPLAQVASLSTPDARTINVQVWDKSMVSSVEKGITIANLGLTHATDGQLIRLPIPSLTEERRKEFVKLAHKYGEETKISLRNIRRDGIEELKKLEKDNIIVKDEYHSLSEQVQKLTDEYSSKVDSAIKQKEHEIMTV, from the coding sequence ATGGAAAAAAATAATTTAAAGAAAATTTTACAAGAGAAGATGGAAAAAGCTATCAAAGTTCTCGGTAATGAACTGAAAGGACTACGTACCGGTAGAGCTTCTGTTAATTTTCTTGATAGCGTAACCGTAGAAGCTTATGGGAGCAAAGTTCCACTTGCACAAGTTGCCTCTCTCTCAACACCAGATGCACGGACAATTAATGTACAGGTTTGGGATAAATCTATGGTATCTTCAGTAGAAAAAGGAATTACAATAGCGAATCTTGGCTTAACGCATGCAACAGACGGTCAATTAATCAGATTACCGATACCGTCTTTAACTGAAGAAAGACGTAAAGAATTTGTAAAACTTGCTCATAAATATGGTGAGGAGACTAAAATTTCATTACGTAATATTAGAAGAGATGGAATTGAAGAACTAAAAAAGTTAGAAAAGGATAATATTATTGTAAAAGATGAGTATCATAGCTTATCTGAACAAGTACAAAAGTTAACTGATGAATATAGCAGTAAAGTTGACTCAGCAATAAAACAAAAAGAACACGAAATAATGACTGTTTGA
- the pyrH gene encoding UMP kinase, translating to MVSDINALKYKKVLLKVSGEALMGNKQFGHEYEVIKKIAEDIKEVIDLGLEVAIVVGGGNIYRGINAALVGMDRASADYIGMLATVINALTLQNVMESLGIYTRVLSAIPMMSVCEPYIRRKAKRHMEKKRVVIFAGGTGNPFCTTDSAAVLRAIEMNCDILLKATQVDGVYDSDPKKNPNAKKYFTISYKDVITNHLQVMDTAAIAVARENKLPIRVFSIKEHGNIARVIQNKGKYTTIEE from the coding sequence ATGGTATCAGATATTAATGCTCTAAAATATAAAAAAGTTTTGCTTAAAGTTTCAGGCGAAGCTTTAATGGGAAACAAACAATTTGGGCATGAATATGAGGTAATAAAAAAGATTGCCGAAGATATTAAAGAAGTCATTGATTTAGGCTTAGAAGTTGCTATCGTAGTTGGTGGCGGGAATATTTACCGTGGGATTAATGCAGCACTCGTAGGTATGGACCGAGCCTCCGCAGATTATATAGGTATGCTTGCAACAGTAATAAATGCTTTAACATTACAAAACGTTATGGAAAGCCTAGGTATTTATACAAGAGTTCTCTCAGCTATTCCTATGATGAGCGTGTGCGAACCTTATATTAGACGTAAAGCTAAAAGACATATGGAAAAAAAACGTGTAGTAATTTTTGCTGGTGGCACTGGTAACCCATTTTGTACGACTGATAGTGCTGCAGTACTTCGTGCAATCGAAATGAATTGCGATATTTTATTAAAAGCAACGCAGGTAGATGGCGTATATGATTCCGATCCTAAAAAAAATCCTAATGCTAAAAAATATTTCACTATTAGCTATAAAGATGTTATAACTAATCACCTGCAAGTTATGGATACGGCCGCTATTGCAGTTGCAAGAGAGAATAAATTACCTATAAGAGTATTTTCGATAAAAGAACATGGAAATATTGCTAGAGTAATACAAAATAAAGGCAAATATACAACAATTGAGGAATAA
- a CDS encoding monovalent cation/H+ antiporter subunit E, which produces MLMFTKIKFILYFLWLLLEIWKSAFLVIQIIWQNKIEIDPIFEWIDASELQGIGVVIYSNSITLTPGTVTLDINNNMLLVHALNKSSITNLKSGKMIKKIKTA; this is translated from the coding sequence ATGTTAATGTTCACTAAAATTAAATTTATATTATATTTTCTTTGGTTATTATTAGAAATATGGAAATCAGCTTTCTTAGTGATCCAAATAATTTGGCAAAACAAGATAGAGATAGATCCGATTTTTGAATGGATTGACGCATCAGAATTACAAGGAATCGGTGTAGTAATTTATAGTAATTCAATTACATTAACACCTGGTACAGTAACACTTGATATAAATAATAATATGCTATTAGTACATGCACTGAATAAATCATCAATTACCAATCTCAAAAGTGGCAAAATGATTAAAAAAATCAAAACAGCTTAA